The following are encoded together in the Streptomyces sp. NBC_01465 genome:
- a CDS encoding PTS sugar transporter subunit IIA has translation MTSVTSPLAGRAIGLAAVPDPVFSGAMVGPGTAIDPVREPSAAVAPVDGIIVSLHPHAFVVVDSEGHGVLTHLGIDTVQLNGEGFELLVNKGDTVTRGQEIVRWDPAAVEAAGKSPVCPIVALEATSESLSDVREDGDVKVDDVLFGWQ, from the coding sequence ATGACCAGCGTGACGTCCCCGCTTGCCGGACGCGCCATCGGACTCGCCGCAGTGCCGGACCCCGTGTTCTCGGGCGCGATGGTGGGCCCCGGCACCGCCATCGACCCCGTACGCGAGCCGTCTGCTGCCGTGGCTCCGGTCGACGGCATCATCGTGTCCCTGCACCCGCACGCCTTTGTCGTCGTCGACAGCGAGGGGCACGGTGTGCTGACGCACCTCGGCATCGACACCGTTCAGCTCAACGGCGAGGGCTTCGAGCTGCTCGTCAACAAGGGCGACACCGTGACGCGCGGCCAGGAGATCGTCCGGTGGGACCCGGCGGCCGTCGAGGCTGCGGGCAAGTCTCCGGTGTGCCCGATCGTGGCACTCGAGGCCACCTCGGAGTCCCTCTCCGACGTTCGTGAGGACGGCGACGTCAAGGTCGACGACGTTCTGTTCGGCTGGCAGTGA
- the ptsP gene encoding phosphoenolpyruvate--protein phosphotransferase: MQTTLRGVGVSHGVAIGEVRHMGTAVLEPPAKQIPAEEADREQGRARQAVEAVAADLIARGNLAGGEAQHVLEAQAMIAQDPELMVDADRRIAVGSTAERAVYDAFSHYRELLAGAGEYMAGRVADLDDVRNRIVARLLGVPMPGVPDSDEPYVLIARDLAPADTALLDPALVLGFVTEEGGPTSHSAILARALGVPAVVALPGAGEIAEGTVVAVDGSTGEIFVEPSDEKRAEMEASAAARKAALAASSGPGATSDGHKVPLLANVGGPGDVPAAVEAGAEGVGLFRTEFLFLDDSAKAPSEEKQIASYRAVLEAFPEGRVVVRVLDAGADKPLDFLTPADEPNPALGVRGLRSLLEHPDVLRTQLTALAKAAEGLPVYLEVMAPMVADRTDAKAFADACREAGLQAKFGAMVEIPSAALRARSILQEVEFLSLGTNDLAQYAFAADRQVGAVSRLQDPWQPALLDLIAMSAEAASAEGKSCGVCGEAASDPLLACVLTGLGVTSLSMGAASIPYVRATLAKYTLAQCERAAAAARAADSAEEARVAAQAVLSGE; the protein is encoded by the coding sequence ATGCAGACAACGCTGCGAGGCGTCGGCGTGAGCCACGGTGTGGCAATCGGCGAGGTTCGGCACATGGGTACGGCGGTTCTGGAGCCGCCGGCCAAGCAGATTCCGGCGGAGGAGGCCGATCGCGAACAGGGGCGCGCTCGGCAGGCCGTGGAAGCTGTGGCAGCTGACCTGATTGCGCGCGGCAATCTGGCCGGTGGCGAGGCACAGCACGTGCTCGAGGCCCAGGCGATGATTGCCCAGGACCCGGAGCTCATGGTCGACGCCGACCGGCGGATCGCCGTCGGGTCCACCGCTGAGCGTGCGGTGTACGACGCGTTCTCCCACTACCGGGAGCTGCTGGCCGGCGCCGGTGAGTACATGGCGGGGCGCGTTGCGGACCTCGACGACGTACGGAACCGGATCGTGGCGCGGCTGCTCGGTGTTCCGATGCCGGGCGTGCCGGACAGCGACGAGCCTTATGTGCTCATCGCGCGGGACCTCGCTCCCGCCGACACCGCTCTGCTCGACCCCGCGCTGGTGCTGGGTTTTGTGACGGAGGAGGGCGGGCCTACCAGCCACAGCGCCATTCTGGCGCGTGCGCTCGGGGTTCCCGCCGTTGTCGCTCTGCCGGGCGCCGGTGAGATCGCCGAGGGCACGGTTGTTGCCGTCGACGGCAGCACCGGGGAGATTTTCGTCGAGCCGAGCGACGAGAAGCGCGCCGAGATGGAGGCCTCCGCGGCCGCGCGGAAGGCGGCGCTTGCCGCTTCCAGCGGGCCCGGTGCCACCTCCGACGGTCACAAGGTGCCGCTGCTCGCCAACGTCGGTGGTCCGGGCGATGTGCCTGCGGCCGTGGAGGCGGGCGCCGAGGGCGTCGGGCTCTTCCGTACCGAGTTCCTGTTCCTCGACGACTCCGCCAAGGCGCCGTCGGAGGAGAAGCAGATTGCTTCGTACCGTGCGGTGCTCGAGGCCTTCCCCGAGGGCCGAGTGGTCGTGCGGGTGCTCGATGCGGGTGCCGACAAGCCGCTGGACTTCCTGACGCCTGCCGACGAGCCCAACCCGGCTCTGGGTGTGCGCGGGCTGCGTTCGCTGCTCGAGCACCCCGACGTGCTGCGCACTCAGCTCACCGCGCTGGCCAAGGCGGCCGAGGGGCTGCCCGTGTACCTCGAGGTCATGGCGCCGATGGTGGCCGACCGGACCGACGCCAAGGCGTTCGCCGACGCGTGCCGCGAGGCCGGGCTCCAGGCGAAGTTCGGTGCGATGGTCGAGATTCCGTCTGCCGCTCTGCGGGCGCGGTCGATCCTGCAGGAGGTCGAGTTCCTGTCCCTGGGGACCAATGACCTCGCGCAGTACGCCTTCGCCGCCGACCGCCAGGTCGGTGCGGTGTCGCGGCTGCAGGACCCGTGGCAGCCTGCGCTGCTGGACCTGATCGCGATGTCGGCCGAGGCCGCTTCGGCCGAGGGCAAGAGCTGTGGTGTGTGTGGCGAGGCCGCCTCCGACCCGCTGCTCGCCTGTGTGCTGACGGGGCTCGGTGTCACCAGCCTTTCCATGGGTGCGGCTTCGATTCCGTACGTGCGGGCGACGCTCGCCAAGTACACGCTCGCCCAGTGCGAGCGTGCCGCGGCCGCCGCCCGTGCCGCGGACTCCGCCGAAGAGGCGCGTGTCGCCGCGCAGGCGGTTCTGTCCGGCGAGTAG